The genomic DNA GCAACGAATACGTGTTCATGGATAAAGAAGATTACACCCCGTATATCTTCACCAAAGATCAGATTGAAGAAGAACTCCTCTTCATTCCTGAAGGCGGGATGCCTGACATGCAGGTTCTGACCTGGGATGGCGTGCTGCTGGCGCTGGAGTTGCCGCAGACCGTGGATCTGGAAATCGTGGAAACGGCTCCGGGCATCAAAGGTGCATCCGCAAGTGCCCGCAACAAACCAGCAACCCTGACGACCGGTCTGGTGGTGCAGGTGCCAGAATACCTCTCCGCGGGCGAGAAAATCCGCATCCATATCGAAGAAAAACGCTATATGGGTCGCGCAGACTAATGCGATATTCGCCCGGTGGCACAACGCCACCGGGCAACAGACGTTACAGCAGTTCCGGGTATTTCGTCATCTTCAGCGCCAGCTCAACGCCCCGGACTTCCGCCATGCCTTTCAGACGACCAATCGCCGAATAACCTGGGTTCGTTTTCTTACGCAGATCGTCCAGCATCTGGTGACCATGATCGGGACGGAACGGGATAGGACGAACGTCACCCGCGTGCTTACGACGTACCTCTTCCGCCAGAATCGCATCCACTACCGCGACCATATTCACATCGCCGCCCAGGTGCGCTGCTTCATGGAAGGTTTTTGGATTATCCTCACGACAGGTCGCACGCAGATGCGTGAAGTGAATACGATCGCCGAAG from Enterobacter ludwigii includes the following:
- the yeiP gene encoding elongation factor P-like protein YeiP, which gives rise to MPRANEIKKGMVLNYNGKLLIVKDIDIQAPSARGAATLYKMRFADVRTGLKVEERFKGDDIVDTVTLTRRYVDFSYIDGNEYVFMDKEDYTPYIFTKDQIEEELLFIPEGGMPDMQVLTWDGVLLALELPQTVDLEIVETAPGIKGASASARNKPATLTTGLVVQVPEYLSAGEKIRIHIEEKRYMGRAD